ACCCTCTCCTTTAGCCGCTACCTTCGCTGTTCACATGGAAGTCAAGAGGTGCGAGTTGGGTCCCAAAACTCCGCCAAGGATTGCTCGCATCAGCGTTGGAGGCAAGGCGCCGTCTGGAAAGCTCATGGATCGCAATTTCATCATCCTTTCAAGTGATGATGAAGCAACCAACAAGAAAAAGGAGGTCATTGTCGCTTGTTTAGCAAGGCTCCTCCGGATCAAGCGCTAGAGCTATGTGGAGAAGATGCCCGAGTACTCGCCGGTTGACTACGAAGGTGATAGCGATTGGAAGGAAGATAGGAGCCCTGGATCGTGGGATGCTGCAGGCCGTGACGACAAAGAAGATGCCAACACATACTAGGATTGGGCTGATGAGATGAAGaaaagcaaggaggaagaggaacaccGTCAAGACAAGGGCCAAGAAAAGGATCTAGAAGACAATGGGCTACAACCAGAGGAGCATGATCCTACGTGTTGCACCACTTGCAGGAAGAACATCCATTACCTCTTCAATGTCGTCGACGACATCATGCTAGCCTTGCAAGCTCAAGATCAAAAGGTTGAGGATAATGATCACCGTTAGGAGGAcgacttcaagttcttgcaaAGGAACATGAGGAAGCTCTTCGAGATGTGCGGCAACATGAGGAAGAACAAGGCTCATGGCGAAGGAAGTAGCAATCGTCCTGTGTGCAAGCAGTGCGGGCATCATCACTAGTGCGTTTACGAGCATCTCTCCCTTTGTGTTTCATATGGTTACGACGAGGACGTCGTAGATTTTAAGCGTGGGGGGAGATCGCTGCTCGTATgagtttttggatctagtttggTCGAGTCGAGTCATGTGAGAGTCTAATCtagtatttttattttaatcaaaagtagataaagtagtagtcttcttaAACTTCTAGGAAGACTTAGGCCTAGATCGCTACTTTAGCgtctttgtgagaagaagcatgaataaaaaATGAGGATCGTGCGAGCGTTTTTAGTGTGtacctttgcttgcttgtcttTTATTTTGCCTTTGAAACTTTTGATCCTGAGCATTGTCTTGAATTCTAAATCTTTGTTGTGGAGTTTAGTAATTGATTTGTTTATGCAATACCTATGGTTTATGATGATCAAGTGATTTGGTTTTGATTATGCTTTATGTGTAACTCTTGAATTGGAGGTGATTTAAAATTTTGTTGCTTATATAAAACCTCTGCaaaaacaagattgatcaagttttcTACCAGGTTGAGAGTTTTGCCTATCCTACCAAATGCctaaaaatatttattcataCCACCATAAGCAAGAATTGACGCTTTGAATTGAGTTAGGATCGCTCTCTCTTAGTTTGCCTTAATTATGAGCATTGATCATATTCTTTGACCATCTCTGATTTCTAGCCTAGTCAATACTAAGTAATGAGAGTTTTTCACTGGAACAATCATAATTTCTACTGAATTCCGAAACCCAAACCAAATATTTCTCAATTTATTACttattccttgaacacaacccaaTATACAAAGATTTGTTCCGCTTTTTATTGAGCTTTGTGGAAAATAAGGAAAGATACAAGAAAAGGAAGTTTCACCAGAAAGTTGAGCCAGAGGGCAGGAAAGgagaggccaggccgatcggcttggtcccctctaggccgatcggcctggggctcCTTTGCCTCGGTTTTCATGCAGCAAATTCCTAGAAGGCCTCTAGAAGGGTATAAAACTAATTTTTATGGTGTGGTCTTTAGAGGAGGTTTGGAGAAGagattaaaaataaagaaagaaggaaagaaggaaagaaagaaagaaggaaaaatattgagaaaaagaaaaaaaataatatgaaaaaagagaaagaaataaatgaggagtttttactgtcatgaagatcaagagagGTGCAAAGAATAGATGAACTTGTTTACGGAACATattttcattccaaccatgtgcattGCGATGACGAGGACATCGCCTGTGCCTCAGAGTCACTATTTAtttgcctttgcacatgtcaaccattctatatcttctcatGATCAATGGCTCGGAAGGTAAGTAACTGTtagagagttttcttaattcGATAATATAAGTGTTGATTCTAGCTAGCCTTACCCAAGCTCCACTATATAATTGAGTGAacttttgagagatgagagcttgGAAATAAGTAGGATAGCCACCATTCATTTGAGTGACATGTAAGCACCTGGAAAAGGATTCTTGTTTCAATTTTGTTGCAGGGAGATTGTTTTATGATGGAAGAAAACCCTCCGAAGAAAGTCAGAAAGTAAGTGTAGTTGATTCTTAAAGTCACTTGGTCTTGAATAATAGCTGTGGGGAATCTTTGCttagataaatctttgaacacccatactttgattatctttgctgctcctctgatcttttgtttgaaggctAGATACTTGACTCACTTGCTCAGGTTTagttcaagatctttgttcaacctTGCTGGAGAAGTTTCTAGCTAAGCGTGGGAGGATTGTTTACGCTCGTTATTGATACACTTTTACTGCTATTTAACCagtgttttcatgcttattcttatactaacccaccacttagcacctgaaataaccctatTATTACagatgtgttgtattttggagcatattgtattttggtaggaaatacgacataatcaagaGGATTtacataaagagcttaatggatatttgaaCATGGGTCATTGAGGGAAGCtagcacgaggaaggagaggaccagaaggGCCAGGAAGGGCAaaggccgatcgacctgggaccctctaggccgatcggcttggcccATTCCAAGGCCCGGTCGACCTCccgtttcttcagcgtgaaATCTATGATGatctctagggttttttcaccgaTATTGACCTAGAGCCGCCGCCtatgggagactataaataccccctcatgaacttcaaggaggaggagttggagatagaggagaaaacaccacgcaaacaccatccaccaccgcgacaaggaggaaaaacggagagaagattggatctataaAAAGCCACGCGAAGCGGAGCACCAGAGGAGAGAGAAACCTCCTAAGCCGATCGacttggaggtgcccaggccgatcggcctggggcttttCTGCCCCcgttcgtcgtcgtcttcggtTCAGTTGATCTATAGGACGATCTTTACCCAGAATTCTATGAatatgtgtaagatcatgggggtAAAATCTCTGTTTATCCTCGGGGTTGTTTGGAGACAttgatttgtaatcgctgaacctcttgtttaagatctgtttgttatctatcatatcttgatgatgctatTTTATATAATGCCTagccagcgctactttgggttgcttatttgcttacctagaacgatCATCATATCGTGTTCTTATCGTTTAATAATTGAGTACCCTCGTATAGTGACAATGTATGAGAtagaaagtgttgggcatggttcacatccactcacgataacacttagatctagttctttcatgcaaagcgattacatctacaagggatcctagatccctaggacaagcattttatctatcttgtttacatccATACTCTCTATCCGCTTTAATCGAAGTCACTAGTTCTGTTGTTAGTTCAATcttatcatatacaaagaaccttcggttacatagattagtgcttagttaagcgtgcaaatccacttgttccacggattgataaatcttggggattactctaagggaagagttacaactgatccgtatgCTTGTGGTTCATAAATtagcgtgctaactgccgtcaacaagtgGCAAGATCGGCACGGAACCATTCCAGCCCTAGAGCTGCGACTGCTGCTCTGGCCCACCACTCCAGCTATCCTCCATGGCCAGCCATGCCGACGCCTGCGGGCATGGATGTGCCTCCAGTCATGGCGGCTGGGCCATGCGCTGGCGGCTAGGCCCGGCATGGCTGGGGCACCACCCCAGGACCTAGCAGCGTGGCCGGTCTGGGTGGTGCCGTCCGCCCTTGCGGACACTACTACTCCAGGTGCACCATGGAAGCCTAGCCATGCGCCCGGCCCCAGGCCTGGGGGCACACCCGCGGCGGCCAGGAGCGCGCCCAGGGACCCGTTGGTGGGCCTCCCTATCACGCGAATGGGGATGTGGCACCGCTACTACCTCCGCGGCTGCATCTTGCAGACCACCACTGAATCTGCCCCTTTCAGCCACCGGGGGTCCTCTTCCGGCTGGCGCCACCGCCCCGTCCTCCATTTCTCCACTGCCACCGCAGACcatgaggagagggagagaggaatcGAGGCCTGGGGGAGACGTGCGGTTCGCTGTGTGGATGAGGCCTTGCCAATTTTGAGGGGGTGGTGGTATTTTGGCTGTAATTACAGCGAAGTCTAGAGGCAATTTCGTACCGAGTCCTGCGCGGGTGGGGAGGAAGCCGCGGGGAGCTAGAAATTCCAGCTTTGCCTCGCTAGTAAAAATCGGCTACCGGCTTCGTGGGTGCTCCGTGGTTGAAACCATTTGTTGGAAGGGCATTCCGTATAGTTTCTTCGGTATAGTTTCTTCAGAAGCCGTCGGAGAAGCCATCCAATAAAACCTTCCAAGGGCCCAAAACCAACTTGTGCCGAATGCACGGTTTGATGGCTATTGTGTTGATAAGATTGGACTGCATAGAGCCATAGATTATTAAATGGGGTGCTTGTACTTATCAACCCCGGAGAAGTTTCGAACCTCATTATATTTGTGTACAGCCGTGAGCTGTGCAAGTAGTTTCAAAGCtggtttttcaaaaaaaaaaagctggttGAATTTCAGCTATACTTACGCTACCGACAATTTGTCAGCACTCAACAATTAGGGTCACTAGTAACGACTAGTCAAGTCAAAGACGCGTTTCCCATATGGTCCAGTAATCATCTCTGGATTTTTATCTCATCTTTATTTTAGCTTATCACATGCCAGGAAAGGTCCATATAACATTTCTTATCATCTTTCGTCAAAGCCTCAAAGGTATCGTGTCCGTCGCCAAACGTATACATATATGTATGATGTATCGTACTTGTCTCTTCATCGCTACCAACACAAAGCACATGACACCCATATCAGCTTAATCAGAAAATGTACGCGACCAAGCCGCTGTCCCTGTTCAAGAGCCACCCGGAGGCGGCGTCCCGGCCGCCACCGGAGGGCCGGAACTCCGGCTACCTCGTGGTGAAGgtccccgacgacgacggcgacgacggcgagacTTGCTGCTGGGGCACATGCGGCGGGACGCGCGTCCGTGACCTCCCGTTCCCGCAGAACCGCGTGCTCACCGTGCGGTACACGGAGCAACACGGCGAGAGCAGCACCACCTACGCCGACGCCGTCGTGTTCGTCCCCGTCCCCGACCAGCCGCTCGCGTCCAACCGCTACTACCCCgtcatcgccgccggccggcgcaggGGCCTCGTCAGGGCGTGCTCTCGCGAGGAGGACATGGTCCCGTGCTGCTTCTGCCGGTGCATCAGCGACGTCGAGCCCCGGCCGTTCGACCCGGCGGACATCTACCAGCAGATCGAGATCGTGccgcgccggcgggggcggttCACGGCGAGGGCCGTCGCCCCCGATGGCTTCCCGTACTTCCTCTACCGCAAGAAGGGCTGGCGCGTGTACGCGTCCAAGCCCAAGGACTTCGAGCTCGGCGAGGCGCGGGGCCTCGACGCCGCCCTCCGGTCCCGCCAGCTCCCCGACGCCGCCATCCTCGACGCGTTCCCGGCGGCGACCAACACGGCTGCCGTCGGGAAATGGTACTCCCCGTTCTTCGTCGTCATAGAAGGCGGCGTCGCGCCGCGCGAGCAGATGGAGCGCAGCGCGTTCTACGAGGTGACGCTGGAACAGCGCTGGGAGCCGGTGCacgcgcacgccgccggcgTCTCGAAGCTGGCCAGCAACAGGGCGCTCATCGGTGGGAGCGTGGAAGCGAAGCAGGAGGTGGGGAGCTCGGGGAACGGCGACGGGTACGTGTGGTttagggcggcggcgacgggacaGAGGATCGGTGTGTGCACGAGCGTGTGGGAGAGGATGCGGTGGGAGGAGTACAGGGGCGGgtgggtggacgaggaggaggacgccgggaGGCTTGCCGGCGGATCGGTGCTGGTGGAGAGGTTCGTGGTGAAGAGGCTGGATGGCAGTGTGGTT
The genomic region above belongs to Setaria italica strain Yugu1 chromosome VI, Setaria_italica_v2.0, whole genome shotgun sequence and contains:
- the LOC101762614 gene encoding uncharacterized protein LOC101762614 — protein: MYATKPLSLFKSHPEAASRPPPEGRNSGYLVVKVPDDDGDDGETCCWGTCGGTRVRDLPFPQNRVLTVRYTEQHGESSTTYADAVVFVPVPDQPLASNRYYPVIAAGRRRGLVRACSREEDMVPCCFCRCISDVEPRPFDPADIYQQIEIVPRRRGRFTARAVAPDGFPYFLYRKKGWRVYASKPKDFELGEARGLDAALRSRQLPDAAILDAFPAATNTAAVGKWYSPFFVVIEGGVAPREQMERSAFYEVTLEQRWEPVHAHAAGVSKLASNRALIGGSVEAKQEVGSSGNGDGYVWFRAAATGQRIGVCTSVWERMRWEEYRGGWVDEEEDAGRLAGGSVLVERFVVKRLDGSVVVAFDFAHLNKFRSKQL